AGATCCAGGCAAAAGTGGTTTCAATGGAACTTTTCTACTGGGTAAAAGTGCTTGTAATAAAAGAGCCATTAAAGAAAAGCCAATTAGTGGTATTGCAAACTGACCAACTTGTAATAGCGGCAACTTTAATAATAAATCAGAAATAAGATTATTAGATTTTGAAAGATTTTCTAAAACGTTACTTGGGATCATCCTAAGATTTGCACTAATTTGATCTAGCACCATTAAAAAACCAATAAAGAAAACTATTAAAAAGGCTTCAACTCTATTTCGGAGAAACTTCGAAGCTTGCACTCTCCAAGCAGCATTAACTTTTTTAGAGGGGATTTCGTCCTCCCAAAGCCTATCCGAACCTCTTTGAAGAGATAGATATGCATTTCCTGCGGTAAAAAGCAAAAACATAGCCCCAAGAATACCTGCTCCAAAACCTTGATCTATCAAATTAAATAATGTTGTCTCTACTAACTCAACTACTGAAGGAGGTAAAAGCTGAGCAGCAATGGCAATTATTTGTTGATCTAATCCTTCTTGTTTTCCTAGGAACCATGAAGCTATTGAAAGAGAAATTAGAAGGATGGGAAAAAATGATTGAAGTGTGTAGTATGCAAATGCAGCGCTTAAATCAACACAATCAGATTTGCTCCATCGCTCACAAGCTCCCCATAAACTTTTCAGTATCCATGTTGAACTTCTCTGCATATTAATTTTCTTCAAATATTTTTTATTTACTTAATTTTTATTGTATCTGATTAAGAAATTTTTCAAGCGATTTTTTTATTTATGATGCAACTATTTTTCTAATAATAAATTGCCCCATGGCTTTAAAATTTCAAATTTTTCTATTGATCTACAAGCAATTAATGGAAAATTAACATCGCTCATGTCTTCTCCTGAAACTAAATTTAAAGGATCTGTTTCTAACCACTCTAAAGAACAATTGAGTTCTTCTAAGAGCAGCCAGGCTGCTGCAATATCCCATATCTTGGGGGTTGATTCTATTGCTCCGAAAGTTTGTCCCATCGCTACACTCGTAAGATTTAGACTCGATACACCTAAGAGTCTGATTTTGCCAGGAAATACTGAGTTTGGTTTTTTTTGTAAAATTTTTATTGATCTACTACATAAAGAAATGCATTCACTTTGACGATTATTTTGGCTAGGTTCTATTTTCTTGTTATTTAACCAAACCCCTTTACCTTTAATAGATACAAACTTTTTTTTCAATGTAGGAATTATTAAAAAAGAAGATTGTGGTTTACCATCAACGAACCTTGCTACAGATATAGACCAGTAAGGAATACCGGCAGCAAAATTTGTTGTCCCATCGAGTGGATCAACTACCCAGTAAGCTTTTGAATTTGGAATTAACTTTTGCCCTTCTTCACTAAGGACGCCTTCTCCTGGAGCTATTGAAGCTAAGCCATCTACGATCGTTTTGTCACTCCATAAATCACAACTTGTTAGTAATGATCCATCTGCTTTATTGCTGGCGCTGATATTACCAAAATCTTTTGTTTGACGTTGACTAACCAATTCAAGTAAAGAATCTAATTCAAATAGTTGCTTATTAGTTAAATTTGATGGATTCATCTTTATAAATTGCAAATAGACTCTTTATCTTTAATTTTAGTATTATTACTATCCAAACAATTTTTACTTTTATCAAGGAAAGTTAATCTTTCTAATTCATCTACATTCAGATTGTAATTATATATTGCATTAATATTTTTTGATTTCGCATTACTTAATTCACTTTGCCTAACAAGAACATCTTTTAGAGTTGATATTCCGACATCATATCTAAGTCTGGAAAGCCTTACAGACTCTTTGCTAGATTCAATTTCTTTAAGAGAAGAGATTATTTTTTCTTCATTTAATTTAAGATTTAAATAGGTTTTACTAATACTCGTGGTTAAAACATTTTTTAGATTTTCATAAGCATATTTTTCGGATTCTGCATCTGCGATTTTTGATTTATAGGAGTTGTTATTTTGTCCGCCATCAAAAATACTCCATGCAAAATTTAGACTTATGGTATTTGTATAATTAGACCCAGATTTTCCAGAGTCGATATTAGTTACTAAAGAGTCACCCCTTGAAAATGTACTAGATAATGAATTACTGATATAGATATTTGGCTTATTTTGAGCTAAAAAGCTCTCTGCTTGGCTCTTTTTGATTGATTTTTGAAGAATAAGGTTTTTTAAGGAAAGATTTTTATCCAAACCCTCATTAATATTCCTATTCAATTTATGATTCCAAAATCCTACAAGATTTTGCTCTTTATTAGTTTCGAAATCTCCCTTGATGTTAAGAATCTCTTTAAGAGAAATTTTATTAATTTCATGTTCTATTTTCTTTTCATTAAGTGATTGTTGATCTCGAGATAATTGAGCTTCTGCTTCAAGAACTTCAAATTTTGTACCAATTCCAGCATCTAGCTTCGCTTTAGCATTTTCTAAACTTGTAATTGATAAATCAAGTGTGAATTTTTTATTTTGAATATCTTGATATGACTTTTTGTTTTTGTGATATCTGATTCTTGCTTCTTGAATTAAATCTTTTTTCTTAATCTCATAATTATTTTTTGCAATTTTGTAATTTGTTTCGGCAATTTTAATTTCAGATCCTCTTAGCGGGGCAATTACATCCCATTTAATATTCAGGGAGGGATTAGCCGAAAATTGTGATGTTTTTAAAGTAGGTGAATTACTTTCGTAATTTTTACTTGCGACATATTTTGGTAACCCATTGGCTTGTAAATCTAAGGATGGGTATCTTTTGGCAATTTGACTAGAAAGATTAAAGCTTGCAGAGGCTACTAGGTTTTGTAATGATTTTAATTCTTGATTATTTAATACAAGTTTTTCAATCTCTTTATAATCAACAAAAGTAATATTTGATTTTTCTTCTAAAACATTATCAATGTAATTTTTTGTTTCGCTCGATAGAACATTAAAGGTATTCATACTTAGAGTAAGCGGGAATAATAAGAAAGGATTTATTACTCTTCTAAGCATGTTCTATAGTATCGAAAATATTCGATTAACCAATCAAAGTATTAATAATATCATTTGAATCATCAAGAACGTGAATTTTAGTATTTATTTGATTCTCAACTTCTTGAATATTTTTATCATCTAAAAATAAATCAGTATTAATTTTTAACATAATAGATGGTATGTAAACAGCTTCTCCTAAATCCTTATTTTTCAGCCCGTAAATTAGATCTTCTCCAGTAAGAAGACCAGTAACAACTTGATCTTGACCCCAATAAATACTTGGCAAACCATATAAATTAATTGTTAATCCATTAATTAAGTTTAATTTCTTAACTGTAGGAATTAGTGCTTCATAAACTAATTTACCGACAATCCAACTAACTTTTTTTGGCTTTTTTACTTTTTGGGGTAGGTTTTGAGTCTTCTCTCTTAATGCTTCTAGAAAGTTTCTAATAGTCCCAACTCCATTAGATTCTTGTGGCATATTTTCGTAGGTTTTGTAACTAGGTAAATTTGTACCAGCAATTAAATACCATTCGTCTGCTAGCCAACAAAAACGAGTCCCAAGAGTATTTTGTAGAGAGGCTTGCATTCTCTCTACTTGTCTAATAGTTTTTTTTGCGTATTCTGGGCTTATTGATTTCAATCCATCATTTTCAGGTCTAAATTTTGTAAGCCCTACAGGAACTATTGCGACTGAAAGTACTGTTTGAAAGGTTTTTTTGTAGAATTCAGCAAGTTCCAAAATTGATTTCTCAAGAATATCCCCATCATTTATATCTGGACAAACAACAATTTGAGCATGTATTTGAATAGAGTTTTTTTCAAACCACGAAATTTGATCAAGTATCACTCCTGCTTTTTTATTTTTTAATAATTTTTCTCTTGTGGCGGGATCAGTAGCATGCACTGAAATAAAAAGTGGGGATAGTTTTTGCATAGCAATTCTTTCCCAGTCTTCTTTTTTTAAATTCGTAAGAGTTAAATAAGAGCCATATAGGAAACTTAATCTATAATCATCATCTTTTATATAAAGGCTTTTTCTTTTACCACTTGGCTGTTGATCAATAAAACAAAATGGACATCTATTATTGCATTGCTTGATTGAATCAAATAATGCATCTTTAAAATTTATACCTAAATTAACGTCTTGATCTTTTTCAATATTTATATTGTGAATCTCATTATTTTTATCTAAAACTGATATGTCTAAAATTTCTTCACTAATCAGAATCTGATAATCAATTAAATCTCTTGGTTTTTTCCCATTAATACTAATAATTGAATCACCCGATTCAAATCCTATTTCTTGAGCAATGGAATTAGCTTCAATACTTTCAATTTCTGCAGGGTTTATTTTATAAGTAATATTAGGAACCAAAAGATCATTGGGATCTTCCGTGTAATTAATTTCTTGCCACACAATTTAAGGCCAAATACTCTTATTTATATTTATTCTAAACTTATATATGACTCAAAGTGTATTAAATACTTTTAAAAAAGTAAATATAGGTGTGATATTGTGGGCCTTTTATTTATTAAAATATGGCATTCGCAGTTTTCTAAAACACGATTTAGATTAATTAAAATAAAGTTTTTCATTGAAAGAATTAATTACAAAAAATTTAGAAGTAAAAGATAAATTCAACTATGAATCTCATAAGAAAGTTGATTCATACGAAAATAGTTTTTTATCAAATCCTATATCCTTAAGATTGTGGTCTTCTTTTTTTGTAATTTTACCTATTTTTGTTCAAGCCCCTTGGGTTAGATTAGAACCAATAAGTGCTCTTTGTTTTACTTTTTTTATTGTCTTAGTGGCAATTGTTTTGAAGAAAGAATCAAATAAGTGGTTTATTGTCAGTTCATTATTACTTGGGGTATCAGGTAGTTGGCTTGGTGGATGTTTGTTCTGGGGATGGTTAAGCCCATTTCCTATCTTACACATACCTGTTGAAGCTGTAGTTCTCCCATTAGCTTTAATTGGATTTGGTACTAATTGGAAAATAGGTTCAAGTTTTTATATCTCTTCTTTATTTGGAACCGCAGTTACCGACATTACAATATTTTTAATCGGAATCATGGACCAATGGAGGCAGGTAATTACAGCAGATTCTGAAAATGCTCCTA
This window of the Prochlorococcus marinus XMU1410 genome carries:
- a CDS encoding YihY/virulence factor BrkB family protein, which gives rise to MQRSSTWILKSLWGACERWSKSDCVDLSAAFAYYTLQSFFPILLISLSIASWFLGKQEGLDQQIIAIAAQLLPPSVVELVETTLFNLIDQGFGAGILGAMFLLFTAGNAYLSLQRGSDRLWEDEIPSKKVNAAWRVQASKFLRNRVEAFLIVFFIGFLMVLDQISANLRMIPSNVLENLSKSNNLISDLLLKLPLLQVGQFAIPLIGFSLMALLLQALLPSRKVPLKPLLPGSFLIGIGLTTLNLAVSKSILSLGVRFQAYGFIGGFLVLTLWVWLLGVILYFGQCWSVVIANMTLVNKKRNYR
- a CDS encoding inositol monophosphatase family protein, whose protein sequence is MNPSNLTNKQLFELDSLLELVSQRQTKDFGNISASNKADGSLLTSCDLWSDKTIVDGLASIAPGEGVLSEEGQKLIPNSKAYWVVDPLDGTTNFAAGIPYWSISVARFVDGKPQSSFLIIPTLKKKFVSIKGKGVWLNNKKIEPSQNNRQSECISLCSRSIKILQKKPNSVFPGKIRLLGVSSLNLTSVAMGQTFGAIESTPKIWDIAAAWLLLEELNCSLEWLETDPLNLVSGEDMSDVNFPLIACRSIEKFEILKPWGNLLLEK
- a CDS encoding TolC family protein, which gives rise to MLRRVINPFLLFPLTLSMNTFNVLSSETKNYIDNVLEEKSNITFVDYKEIEKLVLNNQELKSLQNLVASASFNLSSQIAKRYPSLDLQANGLPKYVASKNYESNSPTLKTSQFSANPSLNIKWDVIAPLRGSEIKIAETNYKIAKNNYEIKKKDLIQEARIRYHKNKKSYQDIQNKKFTLDLSITSLENAKAKLDAGIGTKFEVLEAEAQLSRDQQSLNEKKIEHEINKISLKEILNIKGDFETNKEQNLVGFWNHKLNRNINEGLDKNLSLKNLILQKSIKKSQAESFLAQNKPNIYISNSLSSTFSRGDSLVTNIDSGKSGSNYTNTISLNFAWSIFDGGQNNNSYKSKIADAESEKYAYENLKNVLTTSISKTYLNLKLNEEKIISSLKEIESSKESVRLSRLRYDVGISTLKDVLVRQSELSNAKSKNINAIYNYNLNVDELERLTFLDKSKNCLDSNNTKIKDKESICNL
- a CDS encoding TIGR03279 family radical SAM protein, with protein sequence MWQEINYTEDPNDLLVPNITYKINPAEIESIEANSIAQEIGFESGDSIISINGKKPRDLIDYQILISEEILDISVLDKNNEIHNINIEKDQDVNLGINFKDALFDSIKQCNNRCPFCFIDQQPSGKRKSLYIKDDDYRLSFLYGSYLTLTNLKKEDWERIAMQKLSPLFISVHATDPATREKLLKNKKAGVILDQISWFEKNSIQIHAQIVVCPDINDGDILEKSILELAEFYKKTFQTVLSVAIVPVGLTKFRPENDGLKSISPEYAKKTIRQVERMQASLQNTLGTRFCWLADEWYLIAGTNLPSYKTYENMPQESNGVGTIRNFLEALREKTQNLPQKVKKPKKVSWIVGKLVYEALIPTVKKLNLINGLTINLYGLPSIYWGQDQVVTGLLTGEDLIYGLKNKDLGEAVYIPSIMLKINTDLFLDDKNIQEVENQINTKIHVLDDSNDIINTLIG
- a CDS encoding DUF3120 domain-containing protein — protein: MKELITKNLEVKDKFNYESHKKVDSYENSFLSNPISLRLWSSFFVILPIFVQAPWVRLEPISALCFTFFIVLVAIVLKKESNKWFIVSSLLLGVSGSWLGGCLFWGWLSPFPILHIPVEAVVLPLALIGFGTNWKIGSSFYISSLFGTAVTDITIFLIGIMDQWRQVITADSENAPMILQKTSESLIQIKSLSIIIFVALILWFISKEILDSATINTTSGKALLVSGYVIQTTLIVDGIFIVLAILQPTFSGLV